DNA from Diabrotica virgifera virgifera chromosome 10, PGI_DIABVI_V3a:
tttttgccttttgtgacaaaattttcccCAGTAACGTATATCTTTTTTTGCACCATCAGAaaatagaaatttcaataaacaagaaaaatgccaacttctttaaaaaaaaagctaaaaaaatttcgggagatttttcaattgaaaaaatgcttacattttcccttaaacataaaaaacaagagttttaaaaaatatttttaaacaaaaaaattacagcgtatttgggacataaagaggtaagtttctaccatatttggtaaaaaaaaaattttttttcagtgagaaaaaaaaaataaaatcaaaaacatcgaattttccaattttctcggatattttgaggttatgtgaaaaatgcttatttacaaaagttgtagatcttcttatagcctacaactttgcaatttaacttttttcgataggatgtgccgttttgccgcaaatcgtaattaaccgttttcacttctaaaagcgctcccccaacccatgttcccctcatccagatttggtgaaaaatgttccacatgttatctaatatgtgtatTCTTTGCGTCAAGATATAAGAAATCTGGCCTGgcgctggtgggatgtccctaccgatttagtatcataataacaaacaacaaactctccaggagcggattcgctaaaattaaggggaaaggaacaaatgcaaaattttgactcctgtcaaaattttcaatgtgtttcaaatgtaatcatttttttcgaatcctgagaaaactaatatgtaagtatttttgaaaaatttaagcgcagaatgaaaaattactttattaccgagggccgaaagtcccttggaataaattaaaagtttcttttgaatgagatatttgaaattaaaaatcacactaaattttctcttagtttttcacctctgtaactaattaaaataaacattttagaagttttcagggactttcggccctcggtaataacgtaacggcttaaagccgaaagttcgtacccatccccttaacaaaaaaaaatcaagtcttcaagtagatataatattttaatggggttggaataataaatataaatttaaatatcatatcattatatttattacgtATTTATATCTATGTGGTTATAGgtatgtatattattatgtacaatgaaataagagaaatgaacaaattaaagaaattaaggaaattaataataataacaataaaagattaaaagagtggtagcaaaaatcagaattaaaaagataacataataaaaaataacatagaaaataatatagaaaaataaaatttgaagtttagacggaaaaaaataaatacaaattacaaCTCTATGTCACTATCGCTGTCATCTTCACTAGAATCGTTATCTAATGTTATAATTATTGGTTTAATATGTGAggttaatgttctgtaatgatCTTCCGTTTTTATAACATGTGAAACACAATTTTGCCACAGTGTTGGGGAAatcttatttatttcttctacaacATGTGACACCGATTCGCTACTAAATTTGGGACAGCAGTTGTTTCGGCGTAAACTTTCCTTAAGTTGGCTCCAGATTAATTCAATGGGGTTGAAGACACAGTAGTAAGGAGGTAATCGCAATACATTATGACCATCACGTTTGGCTAATTCGTCTATAACAAATTGTTTCTCAAACACTTTTGTGTGAAGAACTTCCAACATTTCTTTTTGTGTATATGTTTCTTCAAAGTACAAATCATtgtcatacaaaaaatcagaTATCTGTTTTTTTGTCGAACCTACACCGGGGATTTTTCTAATTTGTTCGCTGTGATACGTTGCGTTATCCATTACATTTACACTTTTTGGAGGCAAATTGGGCAACACCTTCTTTTTAAACCATTCCTTAAACAAGCTACTCGTCATATTTTCATGGTAGTCCAGCTTTGAATCTTTAATGTTTTTTGCCGATAGGAGAATCCATTATTGATGATCGCTTATTAATtttcttgtatcgaaaaccaatgtgattcaaaaatattgataaagttGAAGGCGAATACGTAATGGAATAATCTTTAACAAGTTGATCGTAGATCATACTAAGCGTTGGAACTAGGTTCTTTGAATAGAAATTGTAAATTGCTCTTCTAATTACCTCAGCGTCTTTTTCATTTACTGCTTTATGTGTAGAAAAGTCACTCCGCTTTTTACGAGGTTGAATTCTATTCGTAACAATTTTCCCACTGTTGTATATGGCATCCTTGTCAGTCGAGATGTTGTCTTGATTTGCCAGTCGAGGAATTTACCGTCTTCTGGATTTGGattatcttctttcacagtttgATAAACATTCCTAATAATTTCTTTGatatcatcagataaatgtaCACGTGTTTTACACTTAGCACTAGCTTCACCGACTTCAGACATTTTACTTGAATACTCACGATCTAACCTTCTATCTAAATGCAAGAAAATAACTGCCTGAATGTGCAAATGTCAAACTTAAATATGTTTGCCCCCCTTTCATAATGTTCCATAATGTATGTTTTCTGGATaaataaatgatacttaattttATCTAAATACCTATAAGCACGAGAATTATGTGTAAAGCTATAGAATAATAATTAGAGGTATATCTTATCTTTAACTAATGCTCTTTATAatgattctttaatttttttatttaaagatagaAAGCTGCATTATCGGAAGTCCATTTTGTTTAAAGTGAAAACGATATAAAACACATTATAATCTAACTCCATAAAATTCACGTAATGAGCGCATTggacataaaaattgtttgtgatcGTTTGTAATTGATTCTAAGCAAGTTAATTTCAGATGACTAAACGAATTCTTCTacagtaaacaaaatttttaatacattgtctagaaattttaattttaataatttatttgcattgataggtaacgagtcagttctgtaaataatataaagtacGGCCCTAGTAGCTGTTCCAAAACTATTGCCACCCGTCGCAAAGACAATTGAGGGATTAGTAACGTCAACtatttattatgatactaaatcagtagggacatcccaccagcgtcaggtcagatttcttatatcttgacgaaaagaatactttcatttggaattggtctcatcctgctattaattttttattgtttttttgctatTTACACTGGTCTAAttgtttggcaaaagaattttatttttgcagtcattattttttcatgcagaattaccccttaaagtttgtcgcatttatttagaaacaccatgtatcgataaagaacatggctagttgttaaagtaactaacttttttattatccaacataagcgaatgaataaaaaacagaatgttaagaaaacctggggctgtagctaggttttaatttcaatattgtataaaggctagaatattccacaggctgttgtggaaattgagaaaaaaacccagtttgattggtacgcctgGTATTCGGTATATGTCATATAACTTACATGTctagaaataatattattacagcgatattgttaaagaataaggctataatatattaaaaaaaatacttaacccgccacctgccacgtggggtgctaccagcaccccataacacatttttgtcaaatatttggtatttcaaatttggtaaccgagctgtgcgtcatagtagctttctataatattatatagcatatatgtgttagtgtttgaagtggttatttagtgtcattctgaacttatagctctaaagtcgaattggggtgtcatcatctggcactttaagttttaaatttttttgtatttttgataaacaggtcaaatttacattttttattgaaataactgatttaaattattaatatagactctatactcactaaatcttaatttttttagatattttacttgacttcatttattatggcttggtacttgctaatttgcttataacacctttttcattttatttttcaacttttataacatattagtggctaataagttaataaaacatgtttatttatattgttgtgttactcaacacattattttgttttttaaacaagtagatcacagaaaattgttaaggggtgctgtgagcaccccacgtggcagttggcgccttgcaaagccacgtggcaggtgccgggttaaattggacaataggtttagaagatacgagccatcaaaaagacccattttttggggtgcccgtttttcgtgccggtgagtatatctattaaataatctaaattaattttaaaaatcttattaaaagcttaaggtgatacagtagcgatcaacaggtagccaaaacgcgttccaagattgcggctgtaattttgaatattttttcgacgtatttggcacacgtattcgtaatataataaagaatggcggtacagagcccaatttgggaaatatgttagtatttggaaattactctataattaaatacaatattaaaaaaacgagcccgtaccgccattaagaagaaaaaaatacacgttctttaaataaacttttttatctgatgcctagatcttgtgtcattttggaactactaatggaataaaaaaatttagtagttccaaaatgacacaaaatctaggcatcggataaaaaaagtttattttcttgttcttcttaattgcggtacaggctcgtttttttaatattgtgtttaattacagagtaatttccacatattaatatatttttcaaattggggtctgtaccgccattctttattatattacgaatacgtgtgccaaatatctcgaaaaaatattcaagattacagccgcaatcttggaacgcgttttcgctacctgttaatcgctactgtttcctcataaatacaagaaatgtaggtaaatgttctcatttaacgaaatttccgaaaattgtgtattttttttggACCCAagattgttatttcgaaagtaataaaacgtgtaaaaatatacaaaaaaattgaatgtacaattacaattgaatgtaattaaatacacgataaaatgaatcaagagcgataaaaagtttaaagtaataaattctagtaataatataaaatacagtaaactctctcttaagggggtaggcgcaaaatctctgtccaatgctatttaaatacatttatttttttcgaatcctgagaaaactaataaatattttttaaaacatacacccagaatgaaaaataacattattacggaggaccgaaagtcccttagaataaacaaaaagtttcttttgaatgaaatattccaaattaaaaatcacactaacttttctctggTTTTTTCATCCCAATATCTTTATTAAAAtgaacatatattaggtatataagttactaaaataaacattatataagttttcagggactttctgccctcgttaataatgtaaacttccattctgcgtttaaatttttcaaaaatacttattagttttctcagaattcgaaaaaaattaatgcatttaattagcactggaccaagattttgcgcctatccccaacgaacACCTCtttacggacggtatttaaaacaaaattcatttgccgatatattgagcctgtactcttccggacaatcccttaaaatgatgtgtacctaaatgaaaaaaaaatacataggtattttttccaaatattttagaatacaaaactacaatatttatattttattatttcaaattaacacagagatgacaacgagtgatatttgataactctttaccttatcagcagtaggtaataaaaatctggttcttagtgtgggatccgtcattaaaatattttgtgtgtcggtcattaaaagaaatgtgatagcgtaacgcgttgctctaataatactttaacattgatatgttgtgactaaaaatgttaacggaatgtctgcttgatTGAACATAATATAACatatccaataaaaattttattttcttttaaaaatgtttgggatTGAAGGGTGACTTTGActgtatgataaaacaataaataCAAACAAAACAGTTATAATTATCAAGATTTATGCTGTAAACTCATGGagaaatacattaaattaatagagatcgggaaatatgcacttaaaaaaccttaaattatgcaaaaaacagttgaattgaaatatgcactaaaatattatgcttttatgcatttataaaaaacgcaataataattattattggtgtattgaaagtaggtattccaggttgtatcttagtcgataggaaaaatattctgattcgttttttacgatcttacggagatagtatagttCATTatcggtttttgctccaaattttaaagaacggattgacgtgaaatttagcttacacataggtaacatgtaaaagaaaaaaagtgaaaagaaaactttgccctgggggttgagtttctcctcttctcggaggggaaaaatatacgttcaaaataagttcggaaatggataaacacactaattctaagcaacttctgttatataaaatttttcattaagttaatactttttgagttatttgctagtcaatatgtaaatttttcaacaaaaaacacttttatacggttttttgccaataactcaaaaagtaagtaggtatgttatcgggaaaaacattaaaaatatagctcataaagtaacaaaattgatgtacgtataactttttagaatcagtagaagcaaagttgtagctaatgtaaaacaggaaacaggttcatattcgtcaaatttaaaaatgaataatttcacgtgaaataaccaaaaaatgatagcaactaaaaaatgatgcactgttctgagaaaacttattacaactttttattacagatttaaaaaaatcttttttatgttttctaaaaaagtttctggcgttaaaattaagaaagatactttcaaaataaagtaggtcctatttttcttaaaaaactccgaaaatcaccccttaattcgggctaagtaaatggctaatttttgaaaaaattgggttttaaagtaaaattgtttaaattttgaaagaggtgcttttttttcaaaatgacataaaatttattagtgctaccaaaaattacgaagagtaaaaaatgtaggttttgcttttctgaatatttaggattatgttttttttctttgagacaaatattggttaagatatagctgttcaaaattggcatacacagttggttagtgactagttcaatccctttcaattacatccccttcaaaaataagcactttgaaccaatgaagcttacatatcatatttataaacaatacatacacgagtaaatcaacttgtgaagtggtgacgataaattttatttgctaacttcctt
Protein-coding regions in this window:
- the LOC126893082 gene encoding uncharacterized protein LOC126893082, giving the protein MTSSLFKEWFKKKVLPNLPPKSVNVMDNATYHSEQIRKIPGVGSTKKQISDFLYDNDLYFEETYTQKEMLEVLHTKVFEKQFVIDELAKRDGHNVLRLPPYYCVFNPIELIWSQLKESLRRNNCCPKFSSESVSHVVEEINKISPTLWQNCVSHVIKTEDHYRTLTSHIKPIIITLDNDSSEDDSDSDIEL